One Spea bombifrons isolate aSpeBom1 chromosome 1, aSpeBom1.2.pri, whole genome shotgun sequence DNA window includes the following coding sequences:
- the LOC128476918 gene encoding probable N-acetyltransferase 8B isoform X4, giving the protein MPDYSIRQYQDSDFEMARYVYGQSVKDLTMVAFHQALRFPHIRLFVVATFLLILVTTGSLLLSSLSLVSAALVLWMCSRDFFHSYVKNTFSADMLDFQKFYMQREGYGFWVAESGGQVVGTVAASTFSLPSGEKHVELKRMSVIKSHRGKGIAKAFCRTIMDFARRGGCAAVVLETSLAQTDAQKLYEGMGFRQTRSFHSPNITARLIGNKMLSYKYSIPAGR; this is encoded by the coding sequence ATGCCAGATTACTCGATCCGGCAGTACCAGGACTCAGACTTTGAGATGGCGAGGTACGTGTACGGCCAAAGTGTCAAGGACCTGACCATGGTGGCCTTTCACCAAGCTCTACGTTTCCCCCACATAAGGCTTTTCGTGGTGGCCACGTTTCTTCTAATTCTGGTGACCACCGGGTCGCTTCTCCTCTCCTCCCTGAGCCTCGTCTCGGCGGCGCTCGTCCTGTGGATGTGCAGTAGAGATTTCTTCCATTCCTACGTCAAGAACACCTTCTCGGCCGACATGTTGGACTTCCAGAAGTTTTACATGCAGAGGGAAGGGTACGGTTTTTGGGTGGCGGAGTCTGGCGGGCAGGTGGTGGGCACCGTGGCTGCTTCCACCTTCTCTCTTCCCAGCGGCGAGAAACACGTAGAGCTCAAAAGAATGTCCGTGATTAAAAGCCACCGCGGGAAAGGGATCGCCAAAGCTTTCTGCAGGACCATCATGGACTTTGCGAGGAGAGGCGGATGTGCAGCCGTGGTCCTGGAGACCTCTCTGGCCCAGACGGACGCTCAGAAGCTCTACGAGGGGATGGGTTTCCGGCAGACACGCTCCTTCCACTCCCCAAATATTACGGCGAGGCTGATCGGCAACAAGATGTTATCGTACAAATACAGCATCCCGGCAGGCAGATGA
- the LOC128476918 gene encoding probable N-acetyltransferase 8B isoform X1 encodes MTEAQHKGTMPDYSIRQYQDSDFEMARYVYGQSVKDLTMVAFHQALRFPHIRLFVVATFLLILVTTGSLLLSSLSLVSAALVLWMCSRDFFHSYVKNTFSADMLDFQKFYMQREGYGFWVAESGGQVVGTVAASTFSLPSGEKHVELKRMSVIKSHRGKGIAKAFCRTIMDFARRGGCAAVVLETSLAQTDAQKLYEGMGFRQTRSFHSPNITARLIGNKMLSYKYSIPAGR; translated from the exons ATGACTGAAGCTCAGCACAAG GGAACAATGCCAGATTACTCGATCCGGCAGTACCAGGACTCAGACTTTGAGATGGCGAGGTACGTGTACGGCCAAAGTGTCAAGGACCTGACCATGGTGGCCTTTCACCAAGCTCTACGTTTCCCCCACATAAGGCTTTTCGTGGTGGCCACGTTTCTTCTAATTCTGGTGACCACCGGGTCGCTTCTCCTCTCCTCCCTGAGCCTCGTCTCGGCGGCGCTCGTCCTGTGGATGTGCAGTAGAGATTTCTTCCATTCCTACGTCAAGAACACCTTCTCGGCCGACATGTTGGACTTCCAGAAGTTTTACATGCAGAGGGAAGGGTACGGTTTTTGGGTGGCGGAGTCTGGCGGGCAGGTGGTGGGCACCGTGGCTGCTTCCACCTTCTCTCTTCCCAGCGGCGAGAAACACGTAGAGCTCAAAAGAATGTCCGTGATTAAAAGCCACCGCGGGAAAGGGATCGCCAAAGCTTTCTGCAGGACCATCATGGACTTTGCGAGGAGAGGCGGATGTGCAGCCGTGGTCCTGGAGACCTCTCTGGCCCAGACGGACGCTCAGAAGCTCTACGAGGGGATGGGTTTCCGGCAGACACGCTCCTTCCACTCCCCAAATATTACGGCGAGGCTGATCGGCAACAAGATGTTATCGTACAAATACAGCATCCCGGCAGGCAGATGA
- the LOC128468351 gene encoding probable N-acetyltransferase CML1, which translates to MSDYSIRLFEDSDGGKARELFSRGIIEHAPGAFSHIAGLPRIWISVLVLSLLSFWITGSVPLSVLSAVVSLVTLWFCTRYVYTSYVEECLSGDMLDIRKYYLERDGCCFWVAESAGEVVGIVAAVPSSIPSSEKIVELRRMSIAKSHRGKGIAKALCRTVIDYARKAGADAIDLETSFAQTDAQWLYEKMGFRKTRTYYPPYIIAKFIDFHVLCYRYDFPQNR; encoded by the coding sequence ATGTCGGATTACAGCATACGGCTCTTCGAGGACTCGGATGGCGGGAAGGCCCGGGAGCTCTTTTCGCGGGGGATTATCGAGCACGCCCCCGGTGCCTTCAGTCACATCGCCGGTCTCCCGCGGATCTGGATCTCCGTGCTGGTCTTGTCCCTGCTCTCCTTCTGGATCACCGGCTCGGTTCCCCTGTCCGTGCTGAGTGCGGTCGTCTCGTTGGTCACCCTGTGGTTCTGCACTCGATATGTGTACACGTCCTACGTCGAGGAGTGCTTGTCGGGGGACATGCTGGACATTAGGAAGTATTACTTGGAGAGGGACGGGTGTTGTTTTTGGGTGGCAGAGTCCGCCGGGGAGGTGGTGGGTATCGTGGCCGCTGTCCCTTCTTCAATCCCCAGCAGTGAGAAAATCGTGGAGCTCAGGAGAATGTCGATCGCCAAGAGCCATCGGGGGAAGGGCATCGCCAAAGCCTTGTGCAGGACGGTTATCGACTACGCGCGGAAGGCGGGCGCAGACGCCATCGACCTGGAGACGTCTTTCGCTCAGACCGACGCTCAGTGGCTGTACGAGAAGATGGGTTTCCGCAAAACTCGCACCTATTACCCGCCGTACATCATAGCGAAGTTCATTGACTTCCATGTCCTGTGTTACCGATATGATTTCCCCCAAAACAGGTGA